TTTATTATACGACAATAGACCTCATTTTCAAAAAGATTTAATCCTCCTAGCTAGTTATATTCTCTCTGTTATTTTCAGGGAGGTTGTTGTAAGATAAATTCTCTGAAACAATTACACCATACAAAACATACCTATAAAAACGCCCCCTTCAAAAAGTGGCGTTTTCGCTCTTTTCTCGCTAAATAGGTTTAGCTTTCATCTCTATTATTATCAGGGAATTTTAAGGACAGTTATCTTTGATAAAAATCATTCTTACAGTGGTTCCACGCTACAGAGGGACGATTTCCCGAGGGCTTGCTTCCAGCTATAAGAAACCCGTTCGCAACATGAGGATCTTCAGACTTGGTTGAGATTCTCCGATAGTCACGGTCTTTCTCTATAGTCCTTTTAAAAAACACATGTGATATCGTTTATTTATCATTGGTCACTTTTTCGTGTTAAAAATTTAATCGAGACATTCATTCATCGAATCAGAAATTGGTAGGTCACTTTATTTATTATACGTTGGAGGATTTATTAATGCCACATGTTACAGTCAAGACAAAGCCTAGACACCGTTTGTTTAAAAAAATAGCTTTTACCTCTATCATACTTTATATAACACTAACGATAGGTTTTGCAATTTATGGTTATGTAAAGCCTCTCCCTGACAACATCTCTATTGAAGGCACTGTATATGAAACAAATCACATTGATTTTTTATATGATTTAACCTATCGAACTGAAGAAGGAATAGAACAACAGGAGCACGTCATCTTTAATACCATGCATGATATGATTAGTGACGCTGAGGAGTTTATTATCGTTGATATGTTTTTATTTAATGATGATTATCCACGAGATGACGAACTATATCCACCTCTTTCCTCATCATTGGCTGACGCTCTTATTCAAAAATTACAGGAGTCTCCCGAAACCACTATTATCGTTATTACGGATCCTATAAATACGTTTTATGGTTCTTATACACCTGATCATATTAAAGAGATGGAAAAGGCCGGAATAACTGTGATTTTAACAGATTTAACTGAATTAAGAGATTCGAACCCTACATTTTCCGGTATATGGCGTTCTACTTTTCAGTGGTTCGGTCATTCTGAGAACGGGGGCTGGCTTCCCAACGCATTTAGCCCTGATTCACCAGATGTGACACTCCGTTCATACTTAGAACTAATTAATTTTAAAGCCAATCATCGCAAAATAATGATAACAGAAAAAGAAGGTATCATATCTTCTGCCAATGCTCATGATGCCAGTGCCAACCATTCGAACATTGCTTTCACAGTACAGGGAGATATTATAAACGACCTAATCGCCACAGAAAAAGCAGTCGCCGTTATGTCTGGAGTTGACCCTACTATTTTTGACGGAATGCGTGCTGAAACACTTGATGGAGAGGTTGATCTTGGGGAAGATCGCTATGAACTTCAACTGCTCACAGAGGGCAAAATAAAGGAACACATATTACTAGAATTAGAAAAGGCTTCTAAAGGAGACATTGTAAACATAGGTATGTTTTATCTATCTGATCGTGATATAATCTCTCATTTGTTAAAAGCATCAGAACGAGGCGTCACGATAAATCTTATTCTCGATGCTAATAAGGACGCCTTTGGTCATGAGAAAAACGGTGTTCCTAATCGCCCAGTTGCCCATGAGCTTATTGAAGAATCTGGCGGTCACATTAACATTCGCTGGTACCATACTGTCGGCGAACAATACCATGCTAAATTTGTTTATATTGAAAAACAAGATGAAGCAGTAATGATTGGTGGTTCCGCAAATTTGACGAAGAGAAATATAGATGATATCAACCTTGAGACGAATATTAAAGTGACAGGATCACCTAATTCTGACTTTATGCTGGATGTCTCCCATTATTTTGACCGATTATGGGGGAATGAAGATGGTCTTTATACCGTAGACTATGACACATTAGCTGACGAATCTCGTATTAAAAAATGGATGTATCTTTTTCAAGAATGGAGTGGCCTGTCCTCCTTTTAATCCTAACATTTTTCGAAAATACCTCATTGAATGGTGAGGGAATAAATCATACAGGAGAACCGAATCTTTCATTCAAATTAAAATCATGATATATTGAGTATAGATATCATTTAAGGGGGCGTATCAATTGGCACTTCTTCTAATCTTAGGCGTTTGCTTAACATTTCTTATCGCGATTTTCACAGCCGGGTATGATTCCAATCCCCATAAACGCTAAACGAAAGCAGCCTCTTCTAACTAAGAAGGGCTGCTTTTTTAGACAAAACTTATATTAATTTGTTGTTCCGCTTCACCATATGTTTTAATCTAGCACAGGAAACATTTGCTGTCGTAACGCTTCGTAAACAACAATTGCTGCCGTATTGGATAAGTTTAACGACCTTATTTTATCAGTTTGAGGAATGCGAAAACATCGCGCTCTGTTTGCCTCCGTTATCTCTTTAGGTAGTCCTTTCGTTTCCTTTCCAAATACAAAAAAATAATCCTTACCTACGTCACTGTAATCAAATTCATGATAATATTTTTCTCCTATCGTTTCGATATAGAAAAATTCAGCCTGTGGGTATTTTTCCAGTAATTCATTTATCTCATTGTAATGGTTTACCTGTACATTTGGCCAGTAGTCACAGCCTGCTCTTTTTAGCATTCTATCATCTGTAGAAAAACCTAGTGGATGAATTAAATGAAGAGCTGTGTTTGTACCTGCGCAAGTTCTTGCAATATTCCCTGTATTCGCCGGAATCTCCGGTTCATGTAAAACGACGTGCAATCCCACCAGTTTCACCTCTGTATGTTATCAATATCTAGATTATCTTATCATGTCTTTCTAGGAAAGAAAAGAAGCTTCACTATTAAGTCGAAGCTTCTAAAGTATGAATAAATTCTTTTAACTCGTCTGAGGAGACACCTTTTCCAATCACTTGATAATAAGGAATAGGCCCTATGTTTTCAGTAAACAGTTCATTTTTTTGTACAAATGTATATTGAAGCGTTGAAATAGGATCAGTAAAATAGGCTAATTCCCCTACATACTCCCCCACTTCTACTACTTCATGATTTACAAGAAATTCATTTCCTACAGGCACATTTGACAGTACATGGTTTCTCAATTCATCAACATCAAGCCCTTGAATATTTTGATCCTGCACGAGTTCTATTTGTCCCTCTTGGTTATTATTAAAGATGATGACGAGAAGACGATCTTCATATATCGTCTCATCAACAGCCCAACCTTCTGGTACTTCTTCAGGATATAAAACAGGAAACGGTAGTTCTTGTTTTGCCTGCGTTAGAGTTGAATCCGTTTGAGTACAGGAAGCTAATAAAACGACTAGTACAACTATCATTACATATTTTAATAATCCACTTATTGTCATAGGCATCCACCGCAACTTTTCTTAAACTTATACATGTTATAATACGGAATAATACATAAAAATAACGCAGAATTCTCAAATCCCAATATCTACTATACCACAACAAGAAGTTGGATGTTAGTGCCAATTGAAGGATTATTTATCAAAAAAGCTTATTACCCAGTAATATGAAAAAATTTATATTGGATATTTGGCGTCCAAGCTGTAGAATCTTCATATCCCCAATAACGCATACGACTGTTTGTAGTATGAGCATTAACTAGAGGCATCTGATCTGCATCCTTTTCAACAACCACTGTTGTGTGTTGCCAACTGCCGTCACCGGTAAAGTCATAACAAATAATATCTCCCTTCATTAACTGCTGTGCTGAGGAAACTTCTTCCGCTTTAAGTCCTTTTTCCGATCCACTTAAATACCAACGTAAAGAATGTGCAACAGCCCAGCTAAAACTCCACTTCGAATCGCCATACCACCAGCCTTCCTTCCGATTAGGAGCGCCTCTCATCGGCGCTCCCCCTGCTCTCAAACATTGAGATACATAATTCGTACAGTCATTATCAAACTGTTTGTAAGCCGGATTGTAATCGTTCCACCAGCGTTCAGCATATTTCACTGCTTCTAGTCTATCGTAGGAAAAGCGATTTTTTTCTGAATGAATTGTTTGACGTGGCATTTTTCTTCTCGCTCTATACAGTTCTTCTTTACTAACCGTTTCATGTCCGTCAGCTGCTAAAATATAGTCATCAATTAACTGTTCTTCCTCAAAGACAGCTCTTCTAAATTGTCGTTGCGTTTCTAAATATGATATGTCCTTATGAATGATGAATTGTTCAATTGTAAAAAAATAATCAATCACTCGCCTATCATTTAATACGTGTTGTTGAATTAAATAGCCGTCAACGTTATTTTTGACAATGATAGCTTCTCTCTCTGCCATCTTCAATACCTTTCTTTTTGCCGCCTCATTATCTTCCTCCCTTATAAAAGGGTAGCCTTGCTTATCTCCTGAAACATAAAGACGACAGCAAGTCTCCCAATAACTTTGCAAACTGTTTAGCTCATGCTTCATAAGATCCCCTCATTTCGTCAGTTCTTCTATTCTATTCATCACTAAAAAGGATTCATGCCTAATTTATACTGTTACACAGATGTCTCAGCTCCAACAATAATGGGGGAACGTTCCTTTGTAAAAAGGCGTAAAACATCACAAAACCTCTCACCTTGAAAAGGTGAGAGGTTTTACACTAAGATGTTAGTGTTTTTAATGCGCCTTCATGTTTTAGTAAAGCTTCTTTTTTATCTAATCCTCCACCATAGCCAACCATTGCCCCGTTAGAACCAATGACTCTATGACACGGTATAATAATCGGTATGGGATTTTTATTATTTGCCCCCCCAATTGCTCTAACGGCTCTTGGAGCGCCTATGTTAATCGCAATTTGTTTATAGGAGGCAGTTGAGCCGTATGGAATTTTCTCTACTTCGTGCCACACAAGCTTCTGAAATGCTGTCCCAAAGGGGTCCAACGGTAAGTCGAATCCTTTTCTGACACCTGTAAAATAATCAGAAATTTGCTTTTCTGCGGCTTCTATAAGTGTGCCTCTGTCTTCTCTAACCTCTGCCACAATATGATGTCGTTTTAGCTTTGTTATGAAAATGGGGCGTGTCGTTTGTAATGAGCCAAACTCTACAAAGCAGACACCTTTTTCAGATGTAGCTAGACTGATTGGTCCGATAGGGGTTGATATCTCACTAGTAGCAATTAATGGACGCAAGGTCATACCAGTTCCTCCTTATTCCGCTAAAAGTTTTTGATAAGATGCCGTTTATCTTGAATCGTTTCTTTTTCATTTTGTATCTTAAATAGGGCCTTTTCTATTTCTGCTATCACCTCTGAGTCACTTTCCTTCTCTTTTGCTTCTCTTAGTTTAGCGCACATATCATTATTTTGTGGCATTTCTGCAATAGCCCAAGCAGCTGTCCCTCTAATAACAGCTCTAGGGTCTTTAAACATTAACTCATATAATAAAGGTAAAGCCTCTTCTTCTTTATAGTGAGCCAGGGCAATAATCGCATTTCGTTGAATGGGCTTTTTGCCTCTCCACGCACCAGAAATCCGTCCAAATGTCTCTTTGAATTCTCTGTTACTCATTTTGAGTAACGGAATTAATTCAGGTTTAACTATTTCGGGATCAGGCAACATCTCCGGATGATGGCGGGCATCTTTTCCTTTATTAACAGGACAGACAACTTGACACGTATCACAACCATACAAACGATTACCAATTTTTTTTCGATACTGCTCCGGAAGCATCTCCTTTGTTTGTGTCAAAAAAGCAATACATTTATTTGAATCCAGTTGGCCTCCTTGCACCAATGCCCCTGTAGGACATGCATCCACACATTTGTTACACGTACCACATTGATCAAAAATCGGCTGATCCTCGGGAAAATCAAGCGTAGTGATCATATCCCCTAAATAAACATACGAACCGAACTCTGGTGTTATAATAGCACAATTTTTTCCACTCCATCCAATACCTGCTCGTTCAGCTACTGCTCTGTCAGATAATTCTCCGGTATCAACCATCGATTTACATTTAGCTTCAGGCACACGTTCATAAATATATGCTTCAAGCTTGGATAACTTACTTCTTAAAATATGATGATAATCTTCCCCCCACGATGCTCGACAAAAAATCCCCCGCCGTGCGCCTTTTTTAGATTGAGTGGCGTTTTTTAATTTAGATGGATAAGCCAAAGCGATGGAGATAATCGTTTTAGCCTCTGGTAGCAACAGATCAGGGGTCGTTCTTTCCTCAATGGTCCCCTTCTCAAAACCAGAGGCATATCCTAGCTTTTGCTGTTCTTTAAGCCTTGCTTTTAATGTCACAAAAGGGTCAGCCGATGCAAAGCCTATCTTATCAATGCCTATATGTTTACTGTATGCGATAATATCCTGTTTTAATTGGGCATTTGTCACGGTGTCCCCTTCTTTCTATATAAAAAGTTTTACGTTTTGTCATACTTTAGCAATTAGCCAATCTACCTTCATTATTCTAACGCACTTTATAAAATAAATGAAACTCACTCAACTTACGTTTAGAAAAGATAGTGGTGATGAGTAAAATAAAAAGTAGCGCCTCAAAAGAAACGCTACTTTACTATTATCCCTTTTTATTATAACAAAAATACACTTAACGAGGAAAGGAGTCACACCATTGTCTCATCTTTCTCGAGAAAATGTTAAAGACTTTTATATCTTAAAAAGAACTATTTATGTCCTCATGTTAAGCAGTCAACTCTTTTTTTAAAATAGACATAGGCACTTTATGCCAAATCAAAATTTTACGCTAAGAATTTCATGTTATGAAATTGCCATTTTAGGTAATACATATCATAACAGTCAATCATCTTAAGTTCCCTTGTTAGTCTGTACACAGATAGCATTTAAACAATCACGATGAGAAGCTTCCATCACTATTTTCTATCAATGTATACTTGATTTAACAACTAAATCCACTCAACTCATAGGGAATTCCAGTAACCTAATGATTGGCTATAAGCATTATGACATTTTAAAATTGGAAGGTGTTTAGCATATGAAGTTTACAGAGATTAATAAGCAACAGCAAAAAGGGCAACCAGAACAAGTTCAACAGCGCCAACCTGGCTTTGAAAGCGAGATGACGCCCGAGCCCATTTTTGATGACCTTAATTATAAGGGATCAGGAAAACTCGAAGATAAAGTTGTTCTCTTAACAGGCGGTGATAGTGGCATTGGACGTGCCGTTGCAATCGCGTTTGCCAAAGAAGGAGCCAAGCTCTCTCTCGTCTATTTGGATGAACATGAAGATGCAGAAAAAACAAAATTATACGTAGAAAAATATGGTGGAGAGTGCCTGCTCATTCCTGGCGATGTAGGAAATGAGACATTTTGCTTTGATGCTGTAAAGCAAACGATTGATCACTTCGGTCAATTGGATTGTCTCATTAATAATGCGGCCGAGCAACACTTCCAAGAAAATATTGAGGATATTTCTGCTGAACAACTAGAACGTACGTTTAAAACAAATATTTTTTCCGCCTTTCACTTTATTAAAGCTGCTAGACCACATTTAAAAGAAGGAAGCACAATAATCAATAGTGTTTCCATCGTTGCTTACAAAGGGATGCCTGTCTTAATGGACTATTCAGCTACAAAAGGAGCACTTGTAACATTGACACGCTCCCTTTCTGAAAATCTTATTTCTAAAGGTATTCGCGTCAATGCTGTGGCACCTGGACCGATTTGGACACCACTCATTCCCGCTTCGTTCCCTGCAGAACAAGTTGGTCAATTCGGGACAGATTCCCCTATGGGAAGACCAGGACAACCAGCTGAGCTCGCTCCTGCTTATGTGTATCTTGCATCCGGTGATTCCACGTATGTCTCTGGACAAGTCATCCATGTGAACGGTGGACAAATAGTAAATGGTTAAACAATGAGACGCCTGCCTCTGAATGGATTATTTAAATCATTCAGGGGCTTTTTCTCTTGCTCCTTCTTTCTAGTTAAGGCGATCATTACCACCTATAAAATCATTACATCAAGAAAAACTAATAAAAATTTATGAAAGAAGGAGAGAGAATAAATGCAAAATAAATTCATTACCATTTTGTTATTATGTCTAATGGCTCTTTTACCGATAGGGTGTAACGGCAATAACCAGAATGCAGCTGGTTTAGGGGAAGATGCAAGGTACTTTCAAGATGAAGCAAACGACATGTATTTGTCAAGTGAAGCTACCGATATTCCAAGTCAAAACTTTCCACATACGAAACCGGTCAAAATTCAAGAAGCTAAATTTGATTTTGTGATCGATGACTCGCAACTACACCCTAGGGAAATTTATGATTTAAATCAAAACCTAGATAGTGCTACACTTCAAGAACGATTACGTACACTATTACGTAATAATTTACCGGAAAGACAACGTCCTGATCAAGCTGCTCCAGAGGAAACTGAGCCGCAAGCTCCAGAACCAGAACAGCCAGCAGAAGAAGAGACGCCAACTCCAGAACCTGAGCCCGAAGAACAACCTCAAGCTCCAGAACCTCAGCCAGAGGAAGCAGACGAACCAGAACAGGATGAGCCACAAGAAATTACAGACGGAATTAGGCAGGAAGAGCGGCAAGTGGTGGAACTCACCAACAATCACAGAAGAGAGGCTGGATTATCAGACCTACAGTTAGATACAGAATTAAGTGCGGTTGCTCGTCGCAAGTCGACAGATATGGCACAAAACAATTATTTTTCCCATACAAGTCCAACTTATGGTTCTCCATTTGATATGATCCGAGACCATGGGATATCTTATAATGCGGCAGGGGAGAACATCGCTCAAGGCCAGAGATCAGCAGAAGAAGTTGTTCAGGCATGGATGGACAGCCCTGGGCACAGAGAGAACATTATGAACGGCAATTACACACATATCGGTGTTGGTTATGACCCAAGTGGGCATCATTGGACCCAAATGTTTATAAGCCGTTAAGCCTTATCGCAACATATAATATAAAAACAAACAACCAACTATTTAAAAAAACTAGTTGGTTGTTTATTCTTTCCTCATCGCTGTCTATCTTTTTGTTTATTAAAAGCCCATTTCTTCTCTTCTACATTCGCTGTGGTCGAGACACTTTTTATAAGACCTGTTTCTTCAATGTCTTCTAATAACTTGTGGACAGTATCAATGTGCTCCTTACCTCTAAAAACAGTTTCACACAGTTCCCTCGTTGACACTTTTTTCCCTTCTGCTTCCTCACGTAAATAGAGGAGTAATTTAACTCGCTTCTTCTGTCGTATCTCTTCCTTATATTGGCCTGTAAATAATTTTTTAAG
The DNA window shown above is from Salipaludibacillus agaradhaerens and carries:
- the queG gene encoding tRNA epoxyqueuosine(34) reductase QueG, which codes for MTNAQLKQDIIAYSKHIGIDKIGFASADPFVTLKARLKEQQKLGYASGFEKGTIEERTTPDLLLPEAKTIISIALAYPSKLKNATQSKKGARRGIFCRASWGEDYHHILRSKLSKLEAYIYERVPEAKCKSMVDTGELSDRAVAERAGIGWSGKNCAIITPEFGSYVYLGDMITTLDFPEDQPIFDQCGTCNKCVDACPTGALVQGGQLDSNKCIAFLTQTKEMLPEQYRKKIGNRLYGCDTCQVVCPVNKGKDARHHPEMLPDPEIVKPELIPLLKMSNREFKETFGRISGAWRGKKPIQRNAIIALAHYKEEEALPLLYELMFKDPRAVIRGTAAWAIAEMPQNNDMCAKLREAKEKESDSEVIAEIEKALFKIQNEKETIQDKRHLIKNF
- a CDS encoding phospholipase D family protein, with amino-acid sequence MPHVTVKTKPRHRLFKKIAFTSIILYITLTIGFAIYGYVKPLPDNISIEGTVYETNHIDFLYDLTYRTEEGIEQQEHVIFNTMHDMISDAEEFIIVDMFLFNDDYPRDDELYPPLSSSLADALIQKLQESPETTIIVITDPINTFYGSYTPDHIKEMEKAGITVILTDLTELRDSNPTFSGIWRSTFQWFGHSENGGWLPNAFSPDSPDVTLRSYLELINFKANHRKIMITEKEGIISSANAHDASANHSNIAFTVQGDIINDLIATEKAVAVMSGVDPTIFDGMRAETLDGEVDLGEDRYELQLLTEGKIKEHILLELEKASKGDIVNIGMFYLSDRDIISHLLKASERGVTINLILDANKDAFGHEKNGVPNRPVAHELIEESGGHINIRWYHTVGEQYHAKFVYIEKQDEAVMIGGSANLTKRNIDDINLETNIKVTGSPNSDFMLDVSHYFDRLWGNEDGLYTVDYDTLADESRIKKWMYLFQEWSGLSSF
- a CDS encoding methylated-DNA--[protein]-cysteine S-methyltransferase, with amino-acid sequence MTLRPLIATSEISTPIGPISLATSEKGVCFVEFGSLQTTRPIFITKLKRHHIVAEVREDRGTLIEAAEKQISDYFTGVRKGFDLPLDPFGTAFQKLVWHEVEKIPYGSTASYKQIAINIGAPRAVRAIGGANNKNPIPIIIPCHRVIGSNGAMVGYGGGLDKKEALLKHEGALKTLTS
- a CDS encoding amidase domain-containing protein, producing the protein MKHELNSLQSYWETCCRLYVSGDKQGYPFIREEDNEAAKRKVLKMAEREAIIVKNNVDGYLIQQHVLNDRRVIDYFFTIEQFIIHKDISYLETQRQFRRAVFEEEQLIDDYILAADGHETVSKEELYRARRKMPRQTIHSEKNRFSYDRLEAVKYAERWWNDYNPAYKQFDNDCTNYVSQCLRAGGAPMRGAPNRKEGWWYGDSKWSFSWAVAHSLRWYLSGSEKGLKAEEVSSAQQLMKGDIICYDFTGDGSWQHTTVVVEKDADQMPLVNAHTTNSRMRYWGYEDSTAWTPNIQYKFFHITG
- a CDS encoding SDR family oxidoreductase, producing the protein MKFTEINKQQQKGQPEQVQQRQPGFESEMTPEPIFDDLNYKGSGKLEDKVVLLTGGDSGIGRAVAIAFAKEGAKLSLVYLDEHEDAEKTKLYVEKYGGECLLIPGDVGNETFCFDAVKQTIDHFGQLDCLINNAAEQHFQENIEDISAEQLERTFKTNIFSAFHFIKAARPHLKEGSTIINSVSIVAYKGMPVLMDYSATKGALVTLTRSLSENLISKGIRVNAVAPGPIWTPLIPASFPAEQVGQFGTDSPMGRPGQPAELAPAYVYLASGDSTYVSGQVIHVNGGQIVNG
- a CDS encoding CAP domain-containing protein translates to MQNKFITILLLCLMALLPIGCNGNNQNAAGLGEDARYFQDEANDMYLSSEATDIPSQNFPHTKPVKIQEAKFDFVIDDSQLHPREIYDLNQNLDSATLQERLRTLLRNNLPERQRPDQAAPEETEPQAPEPEQPAEEETPTPEPEPEEQPQAPEPQPEEADEPEQDEPQEITDGIRQEERQVVELTNNHRREAGLSDLQLDTELSAVARRKSTDMAQNNYFSHTSPTYGSPFDMIRDHGISYNAAGENIAQGQRSAEEVVQAWMDSPGHRENIMNGNYTHIGVGYDPSGHHWTQMFISR
- a CDS encoding tRNA (cytidine(34)-2'-O)-methyltransferase, translated to MGLHVVLHEPEIPANTGNIARTCAGTNTALHLIHPLGFSTDDRMLKRAGCDYWPNVQVNHYNEINELLEKYPQAEFFYIETIGEKYYHEFDYSDVGKDYFFVFGKETKGLPKEITEANRARCFRIPQTDKIRSLNLSNTAAIVVYEALRQQMFPVLD